In the Plectropomus leopardus isolate mb chromosome 5, YSFRI_Pleo_2.0, whole genome shotgun sequence genome, one interval contains:
- the LOC121943666 gene encoding dapper homolog 3-like — MHRAFSFPVTVERSRTKERLEASLAGLCELELRKQRQECLVLGALALGDPLPQDCSRGELACFSSWGQENLTLRRQLSALQSSPWGLMQALEQQVGELRIDTDNGCYDRAQGDAGDSRPSSGFYESSEGQSPKGRSCSTEPAETASSWVYTNDRPKSVGDPLMLNGELDVPVLRTTLPRSFSAPYPPLEGIAEESTAVESWQCDSSGGDHAWQQPPAEDRVTEEDYQQALRVEGYILSLIQRHTLPPRPCQPRTSLNPDPPYCSVSGHSSLHRRTLSLTNQPHVDLSANSKSQGWGCDPLEGEVCGGEAPSLEEDCYLALPYPQSRPHSLAERLPSPLPSLDPNCGVGALDLSCEPPSPQHYLQPHPIIQHKHNLVNAQYIPGQASHAPVRSPRHYNPEQPKPNRAVTSPDHPNSKPRTSKKSHNERQRAKKSNSKTSRSQSENSLLGQRVFPERRYSTTERHQGRADLAQNQVIGSQVGNNSHNGSRRWCSNLELSQDEGDTQAHRRPPRKARHGHSLPHSQPQNYHHHHHQQQQQHTQRWHPDFQEKAPLCQGEEGYAGAAPAESESSMSEVYSPASSSLSSDSDESGGLVWPQQLPPRLASTSSSSSPSPKATTNAPSQPKAFVKIKASHALKKKILRFRSGSLKVMTTV; from the exons ATGCATCGTGCGTTCTCGTTCCCGGTGACTGTGGAGCGCAGTCGGACCAAGGAGCGCCTGGAGGCGAGTCTGGCCGGGTTGTGTGAACTGGAGCTCCGCAAGCAGAGGCAGGAGTGCCTGGTGCTGGGGGCGCTGGCTCTGGGAGACCCTCTGCCCCAGGACTGCTCCAGAGGAGAGCTGGCGTGTTTCAGCAGCTGGGGGCAGGAGAACTTGACACTGAGGCGTCAGCTG agtgCCCTTCAGAGTTCCCCATGGGGCCTGATGCAGGCACTGGAACAGCAAGTGGGAGAACTGAGGATCGACACTGACAACGGCTGCTATGACAGAGCTCAAGGAGACGCAGGTGATAGTCGGCCAAGCTCTG GTTTCTATGAGTCGAGTGAGGGTCAATCGCCTAAAGGAAGGTCTTGTTCCACTGAGCCGGCAGAGACAGCCTCCTCCTGGGTGTACACCAACGACAGGCCAAAGTCTGTGG GGGACCCCCTTATGCTGAATGGAGAACTGGATGTGCCAGTCCTACGCACCACCTTACCGCGCTCTTTCTCTGCCCCTTACCCGCCACTTGAGGGCATTGCTGAGGAGAGCACAGCAGTGGAGTCCTGGCAGTGTGACTCTAGTGGAGGCGACCATGCCTGGCAACAGCCGCCTGCAGAAGATCGGGTCACAGAGGAGGACTACCAGCAGGCTTTGAGAGTAGAGGGTTACATCCTAAGTCTCATCCAGCGCCACACCCTCCCGCCACGGCCATGTCAGCCCCGCACCAGCCTAAACCCTGACCCCCCATACTGCAGTGTCTCTGGACACAGCTCCCTACACAGGAGAACTCTGTCTCTTACCAATCAGCCCCATGTTGACCTTTCGGCAAACTCTAAAAGCCAGGGCTGGGGTTGTGACCCGCTGGAAGGGGAGGTGTGTGGAGGAGAGGCCCCATCTTTGGAGGAGGACTGTTATCTGGCTCTGCCCTACCCCCAGTCCAGGCCACACTCCCTGGCTGAGAGGCTACCATCACCTCTGCCCTCCCTGGACCCCAACTGTGGTGTTGGGGCTCTTGACCTTTCTTGTGAACCCCCATCCCCCCAGCATTACTTACAACCACATCCCATtattcaacacaaacacaatttagTAAACGCCCAGTATATCCCTGGACAAGCCAGCCACGCCCCTGTGCGCTCCCCGAGACACTACAACCCAGAGCAGCCTAAGCCCAACCGAGCTGTCACCTCTCCTGACCACCCGAACTCTAAGCCCAGAACGTCTAAAAAGAGCCACAATGAGCGGCAGAGAGCTAagaaatcaaacagtaaaaccagTCGATCCCAGTCTGAAAACAGCCTCCTAGGCCAACGAGTGTTTCCTGAGCGCAGGTACAGCACCACCGAGAGACACCAGGGTCGAGCAGATCTTGCTCAGAACCAAGTCATTGGATCGCAGGTGGGCAACAACAGCCACAATGGGAGCCGACGCTGGTGCTCCAACCTGGAGCTCAGCCAGGATGAAGGGGACACCCAGGCACATAGACGACCACCTAGAAAAGCTCGCCATGGTCATTCTTTACCCCATTCCCAACCCCAGAActaccaccatcaccaccatcagcagcagcagcagcacactcAACGTTGGCACCCAGACTTTCAGGAGAAAGCACCTCTCTGCCAGGGTGAGGAGGGCTATGCTGGTGCCGCCCCCGCGGAGTCTGAGTCCAGTATGAGCGAGGTGTACTCCCCAGCCTCAAGCTCACTGTCCAGCGACTCAGATGAAAGCGGGGGGCTTGTGTGGCCTCAGCAGCTGCCACCACGTCTTGCTTCtacctcctcttcatcctcaccTTCACCAAAAGCCACCACCAATGCCCCCTCTCAACCAAAAGCCTTCGTCAAGATAAAAGCCTCTCATGCTCTGAAAAAGAAGATCCTCAGATTCCGCTCAGGGTCCCTCAAAGTCATGACTACTGTATGA
- the LOC121943329 gene encoding C5a anaphylatoxin chemotactic receptor 1 yields the protein MEFYEDYDYNLSVIPDYNDTLPVFPDTFTPEIQLIQIVALVFYALVVLLGVPGNALVVWVTGFCMQRSVTSLWFLNLALADLLCCLSMPLLMVPLAHDDHWHFGSLACKLVKGLFYLVMYCSILQLVLISVDRWLLVSRPVWCQNKRRPKQAAMGCVAVWCLALIGSIPQFVFAEEIEAGQEKRECVTVYTPVIAWIITSNRFLVGFFVPFLVIVVCHLVVYRKADSGLTRGGARSKRTLKVIIAVVLSFFLCWLPLHIIDFLLLTIPRSSPHRPHVYLAHVLALCLAYFNSCLNPLLYVCLGRGFKDSMRRSLRNILNFVSEDPTTKMSVANSDTKSSSVGVTKI from the coding sequence ATGGAATTCTATGAGGACTATGACTACAACCTCAGTGTTATACCAGACTATAACGACACACTGCCTGTGTTTCCTGACACTTTCACCCCTGAGATTCAACTGATCCAGATCGTGGCTCTGGTCTTCTACGCCCTTGTGGTCCTGCTGGGTGTCCCTGGCAATGCTCTGGTGGTGTGGGTGACGGGTTTCTGCATGCAACGCTCTGTCACTTCCCTCTGGTTCCTCAATCTAGCATTGGctgatcttctgtgctgcctcTCAATGCCTCTGCTCATGGTCCCTCTGGCCCATGATGACCACTGGCACTTTGGCTCGCTGGCCTGCAAATTAGTCAAAGGCCTCTTTTACCTGGTGATGTACTGCAGTATCCTGCAGCTGGTTTTGATCAGTGTGGATCGCTGGTTGCTGGTCAGCAGACCCGTATGGTGTCAGAACAAGAGGCGACCAAAACAGGCTGCCATGGGGTGTGTTGCTGTCTGGTGTTTGGCCCTGATTGGCAGCATCCCCCAGTTTGTCTTCGCCGAGGAGATCGAAGCAGGACAAGAGAAACGAGAGTGTGTGACAGTGTACACGCCCGTAATTGCCTGGATCATCACCTCCAACCGCTTCCTGGTGGGATTCTTCGTCCCTTTCCTGGTGATTGTAGTCTGTCACTTGGTGGTGTACAGAAAAGCAGATAGTGGACTGACACGGGGTGGAGCCCGCTCCAAGCGCACACTTAAGGTCATTATTGCTGTGGTGCTGAGCTTCTTCCTCTGCTGGCTCCCACTGCATATTATTGATTTCCTCTTATTGACGATTCCTCGCAGTTCCCCTCACAGACCACATGTTTACCTGGCACATGTTTTAGCACTTTGCCTGGCATATTTCAACAGCTGCCTCAACCCACTGCTCTATGTGTGTCTGGGCCGGGGCTTTAAAGACAGCATGCGCCGCTCCCTGCGCAACATTCTCAACTTCGTCAGCGAGGATCCTACGACTAAGATGAGCGTTGCTAATTCTGACACCAAGAGCTCAAGCGTGGGGGTTACTAAAATCTAA